A genomic region of Rhizobium sp. NXC24 contains the following coding sequences:
- a CDS encoding glutamine synthetase family protein: MPAKKTPLKASMPVSKIATVPPSLRSARGVANWKEAAQWLRARGIEDIECITPDLAGVPRGKMMPTSKFTSNTSLALPSAIYRHTISGEYPEETESFRYEPRDSDLKLVPDLSTLSVVPWESDPTAQVICDIVNSDGDAVSYTPRNLLKRIMGLYRERGWKPVVAPEIEFYLVAKNDDPDYPLHPPKGRSGRSILGGQGYSIAGINEFDELIDDIYHFSEKQGLEIDTLIHEEGPAQLEINLRHGDPIELADQVFMFKRTIREAAMKHGIYATFMAKPIQSQPGSAMHIHQSVVDIVTGKNVFTNPDGSPSPEFFHFIGGMQRYVPNALAMLAPYVNSYRRLAPNMSCPVNNAWGYDNRTTAFRVPVSDPQARRVENRLPSSDANPYLALAASLACGLLGIMKKVEPTAPTEDSANEGSIDLPRGLLEAIALLEGEPAFQEVLGKDFIDIYVGVKRGEFETFMQVISPWEREFLLLNV; the protein is encoded by the coding sequence ATGCCCGCGAAAAAGACCCCGCTGAAAGCTTCCATGCCGGTCTCGAAAATCGCGACAGTTCCCCCAAGCTTACGATCAGCGCGCGGCGTGGCAAATTGGAAGGAAGCGGCTCAGTGGCTGCGGGCGCGGGGAATCGAAGACATAGAATGCATCACCCCGGACCTTGCGGGTGTGCCGCGCGGCAAGATGATGCCCACCTCGAAATTCACCTCCAACACCTCGCTCGCCCTGCCCTCGGCGATCTATCGTCACACGATTTCAGGCGAATATCCGGAGGAGACCGAAAGCTTCCGTTACGAGCCGCGCGACAGTGACCTGAAGCTGGTGCCCGATCTTTCGACGCTCTCGGTCGTGCCCTGGGAGAGCGATCCGACGGCACAGGTGATTTGTGACATAGTCAATTCCGATGGCGATGCGGTGTCCTACACGCCGCGCAATCTGTTGAAGCGGATCATGGGCCTCTACCGCGAGCGTGGATGGAAGCCGGTGGTCGCGCCGGAGATCGAATTCTATCTCGTCGCCAAGAATGACGATCCGGACTATCCGCTGCATCCGCCAAAGGGCCGTTCAGGCCGCTCGATCCTCGGCGGCCAGGGTTATTCGATTGCCGGCATCAACGAATTCGACGAATTGATCGACGACATCTATCATTTCTCGGAGAAGCAGGGCCTGGAGATCGACACGCTGATCCATGAAGAGGGTCCGGCGCAGCTCGAAATCAACCTGCGCCATGGCGATCCGATCGAGCTTGCCGACCAGGTGTTCATGTTCAAGCGCACCATTCGCGAAGCGGCGATGAAACACGGCATCTATGCCACCTTCATGGCCAAGCCGATCCAGAGCCAGCCGGGCTCGGCGATGCATATCCACCAGTCGGTGGTCGATATCGTGACCGGCAAGAATGTTTTCACCAATCCGGACGGTAGTCCCTCGCCGGAGTTCTTCCACTTCATCGGCGGCATGCAACGTTATGTGCCGAATGCGCTGGCGATGCTGGCGCCCTATGTGAACTCCTATCGCCGCCTGGCGCCGAACATGTCCTGCCCGGTCAACAACGCCTGGGGCTATGACAACCGCACCACCGCGTTCCGCGTACCGGTCTCCGATCCGCAGGCGCGCCGCGTCGAGAACCGGTTGCCGAGCTCTGACGCCAATCCGTATCTGGCGCTCGCGGCCTCACTCGCTTGCGGCTTGCTCGGTATCATGAAGAAGGTGGAGCCGACCGCACCGACCGAGGATTCGGCCAACGAAGGTTCGATCGATCTGCCGCGCGGGCTTCTCGAAGCCATTGCGCTCCTGGAAGGCGAACCGGCTTTCCAAGAGGTCCTCGGAAAGGACTTCATCGACATCTATGTCGGCGTCAAGCGCGGCGAATTCGAAACCTTCATGCAGGTGATCAGCCCCTGGGAGCGGGAATTCCTTCTGCTCAACGTGTGA
- the edd gene encoding phosphogluconate dehydratase: MAADARISAITTRIIERSKPTRERYLDRLRNAATVGAQRSVLGCANLAHGFAICSPSEKEALAGDRVPNLGIITSYNDMLSAHQPFETYPAIIREAAAEAGGIAQVAGGVPAMCDGVTQGQPGMELSLFSRDLIAMSAGVGLSHNMFDAAVFLGVCDKIVPGLVIAALSFGHLPAVFIPAGPMTSGLANDEKSRVRQLYAEGKVGRAELLEAESKSYHGPGTCTFYGTANSNQMLMEIMGFHMPGASFVNPGTPLREALTREATKRALAITAMGNEFTPAGEMIDERSIVNGVVGLHATGGSTNHTMHLVAMARAAGIVLTWQDISELSDIIPLLARVYPNGLADVNHFHAAGGMGFLIKELLKKGLLHDDVRTVAGQGLSAYSIEVKIGADGGVVREQAPEKSGDPKVLAGIDAPFQTTGGLKMLRGNIGKAVIKISAVKPERHVIEAPAVIFHDQLEIQQAFKDGKLNRDFVAVVRFQGPKANGMPELHKLTPALGVLQDRGFRVALLTDGRMSGASGKVPAAIHVTPEAVEGGPIARIKEGDIIRIDAIAGTLEVLVDAADMAERDPVVIDLSENEFGMGRELFASFRHGAGPADQGASVLFHH, translated from the coding sequence ATGGCCGCTGACGCCCGCATTTCGGCAATCACCACACGTATCATCGAGCGCTCGAAGCCGACACGCGAGCGCTATCTGGACCGCCTGCGCAATGCCGCAACGGTGGGTGCACAGCGCTCCGTGCTCGGCTGCGCCAATCTTGCGCATGGCTTCGCCATCTGTTCGCCCTCCGAGAAAGAGGCATTGGCGGGGGACCGCGTGCCCAATCTCGGGATCATCACTTCCTATAACGACATGCTCTCGGCGCATCAGCCCTTCGAAACCTATCCCGCCATCATCCGCGAGGCGGCGGCAGAGGCAGGCGGCATTGCTCAGGTTGCCGGCGGCGTGCCTGCCATGTGCGACGGCGTCACGCAGGGCCAGCCGGGCATGGAACTCTCGCTCTTCTCGCGCGATCTGATCGCCATGTCCGCCGGTGTCGGCCTGTCGCACAACATGTTCGATGCGGCCGTTTTCCTCGGCGTCTGCGACAAAATCGTACCCGGCCTCGTCATTGCCGCGCTCTCCTTCGGCCATCTGCCGGCTGTCTTCATCCCGGCCGGGCCGATGACCTCTGGCCTGGCGAACGACGAAAAATCGCGCGTGCGCCAGCTCTATGCCGAGGGCAAGGTCGGCCGCGCGGAGCTGCTGGAAGCCGAATCGAAGTCCTATCACGGCCCCGGCACCTGCACCTTCTACGGTACGGCCAATTCCAACCAGATGCTGATGGAGATCATGGGCTTCCATATGCCCGGCGCTTCCTTCGTCAATCCCGGCACGCCGCTGCGCGAAGCGCTGACCCGCGAGGCGACCAAGCGGGCGCTCGCCATTACCGCCATGGGCAACGAATTCACGCCCGCCGGCGAGATGATCGATGAACGCTCGATCGTCAACGGCGTCGTTGGCCTGCATGCGACCGGCGGCTCGACCAATCACACGATGCATCTCGTCGCCATGGCGCGCGCGGCCGGCATCGTGCTGACCTGGCAGGATATTTCCGAGCTTTCGGACATCATCCCGCTGCTCGCCCGCGTCTATCCGAACGGACTTGCAGACGTGAACCATTTCCATGCCGCCGGTGGCATGGGCTTCCTGATCAAGGAGCTCCTCAAGAAGGGGCTGCTGCACGACGATGTGCGTACCGTCGCCGGCCAGGGGCTTTCGGCCTATTCGATCGAGGTGAAAATCGGCGCCGATGGCGGCGTCGTCCGCGAACAGGCGCCGGAAAAGAGCGGCGACCCCAAGGTGTTGGCGGGCATCGATGCACCGTTCCAGACCACTGGCGGCCTGAAAATGCTGCGCGGCAATATCGGCAAGGCGGTGATCAAGATTTCTGCCGTCAAGCCGGAGCGCCATGTCATTGAGGCGCCCGCCGTGATTTTCCACGACCAGCTCGAGATCCAGCAGGCATTCAAGGACGGCAAGCTCAACCGCGATTTCGTCGCCGTCGTCCGATTCCAGGGCCCCAAGGCGAACGGCATGCCGGAGCTGCACAAGCTGACGCCGGCACTCGGCGTGCTGCAGGATCGCGGCTTCCGCGTGGCGCTGTTGACCGATGGGCGCATGTCCGGCGCGTCCGGCAAGGTACCGGCCGCCATCCACGTCACCCCGGAAGCCGTCGAGGGCGGACCGATTGCCCGCATTAAGGAAGGCGATATCATCCGCATCGACGCGATTGCTGGTACGCTGGAGGTGCTGGTCGACGCTGCCGACATGGCCGAACGCGATCCCGTCGTCATCGACCTCTCCGAGAATGAGTTCGGCATGGGCCGCGAGCTCTTCGCCTCGTTCCGCCACGGCGCCGGCCCGGCCGACCAGGGCGCCAGCGTCCTGTTCCATCATTGA
- the pgl gene encoding 6-phosphogluconolactonase: MTANMHAFANGAELAGKLADKVVEVLTAAIATRGSASIAVSGGSTPKIFFQTLSSRSLDWSKVTITLVDERFVPADNPRSNHLLVQENLLKDKAASAQFFPLYQAAASVEEAAVIATEKTKCIGFPFDVAILGMGNDGHTASFFPGGSNLAAALDSNSPRGIITMEAEGAGEPRLTFTFSSLQDAGLLVLHIEGAGKKDVLAKAEAPGEETEMPIRAILRRAASLVEIYWAP, from the coding sequence ATGACAGCGAACATGCATGCTTTCGCCAATGGCGCCGAACTCGCCGGCAAGCTCGCGGACAAGGTGGTCGAGGTTCTCACGGCCGCCATCGCCACCCGCGGCTCTGCAAGCATTGCGGTCTCCGGCGGTTCGACGCCGAAGATCTTCTTCCAGACGCTGTCATCGCGTTCGCTCGACTGGAGCAAGGTGACGATTACCCTCGTCGACGAACGGTTCGTGCCGGCAGACAATCCGCGCTCGAACCACCTGCTCGTCCAGGAAAACCTGTTGAAGGACAAGGCGGCGTCGGCACAGTTCTTTCCGCTCTACCAAGCCGCGGCTTCCGTCGAGGAGGCCGCCGTTATCGCCACAGAAAAGACCAAGTGCATCGGCTTTCCCTTTGACGTCGCCATCCTCGGCATGGGCAATGACGGCCACACGGCCTCGTTCTTTCCGGGCGGGAGCAATCTCGCTGCGGCGCTCGATTCGAACAGCCCGCGCGGCATCATCACGATGGAAGCCGAAGGAGCCGGCGAACCCCGGCTGACCTTCACCTTCTCCAGCCTTCAGGATGCCGGATTGCTGGTGCTCCATATCGAAGGGGCAGGCAAGAAGGACGTTCTCGCCAAAGCGGAAGCGCCAGGCGAAGAGACCGAGATGCCGATCCGCGCCATTCTGCGCCGGGCCGCCTCTCTGGTCGAGATTTACTGGGCTCCCTGA
- a CDS encoding NAD(P)/FAD-dependent oxidoreductase gives MAGRYDVIVLGAGAAGMMCAIRAGQRGRSVVVLDHAAAPGEKIRISGGGRCNFTNIHAGPKNFLSANPHFAKSALARFTPRDFLAMVESHGIAWHEKTLGQLFCDNSAKDIIRMLTDEMRAAGVELRLRTEIGAIEPVAGGGYKVATSEGTLEAASLVIATGGKSIPKMGATGFAYRIAEQFGLPLVETRPGLVPLTLDPQLLQRLAPLAGIAAPAEIRHGKTAFREALLFTHRGLSGPAILQISSYWREGDEITVAIEPDIDIFITLKTARQANGRQSAQTALAEILPKRLAQHFADGEGIAGNMADQPDKRLQQLAAAVQAWPVKPSGSEGYRTAEVTLGGVDTACLDSKTMQVKTIPGLFFIGECVDVTGWLGGYNFQWAWASGHVAGEAA, from the coding sequence GTGGCCGGCAGATATGATGTGATCGTCCTCGGCGCAGGCGCCGCAGGCATGATGTGCGCTATCCGCGCCGGCCAGCGCGGGCGTTCCGTCGTCGTGCTCGACCACGCCGCAGCGCCGGGGGAGAAGATCCGGATTTCCGGCGGCGGCCGCTGCAATTTCACCAATATTCATGCCGGCCCGAAGAACTTCCTCTCGGCCAATCCGCATTTCGCCAAGTCGGCCTTGGCGCGCTTCACGCCGAGGGATTTCCTCGCCATGGTCGAGAGCCATGGCATCGCCTGGCATGAAAAGACGCTCGGGCAGCTCTTCTGCGACAACAGCGCCAAAGACATCATCCGCATGCTGACCGACGAGATGCGGGCGGCCGGCGTGGAGTTGCGGCTGCGCACCGAAATCGGCGCCATCGAGCCGGTTGCCGGCGGTGGCTACAAGGTCGCCACGTCGGAGGGCACCTTGGAGGCCGCCTCTCTGGTCATCGCCACCGGCGGCAAGTCGATCCCGAAAATGGGAGCCACCGGCTTTGCCTATCGCATCGCCGAGCAGTTCGGCCTGCCGCTCGTCGAGACGCGTCCCGGCCTCGTGCCGCTGACCCTCGATCCCCAGCTTCTCCAGCGCCTGGCGCCGCTTGCCGGCATCGCCGCGCCTGCCGAAATCCGCCACGGCAAGACCGCGTTCCGCGAAGCCCTGCTCTTCACCCATCGCGGCTTGAGCGGCCCGGCGATCCTGCAGATCTCTTCCTACTGGCGGGAAGGCGACGAGATCACGGTGGCGATCGAGCCCGATATCGACATTTTCATCACGCTCAAGACGGCCCGGCAAGCCAATGGCCGGCAATCGGCACAGACGGCTCTGGCGGAGATATTGCCGAAGCGACTGGCGCAGCATTTCGCCGACGGAGAGGGCATAGCGGGCAATATGGCCGATCAGCCCGACAAGCGCCTGCAGCAGCTTGCCGCCGCCGTCCAGGCCTGGCCGGTCAAGCCGTCGGGTTCCGAAGGTTACCGGACGGCGGAAGTCACGCTTGGCGGCGTCGATACCGCCTGCCTCGATTCAAAGACGATGCAGGTGAAAACCATCCCCGGCCTCTTTTTCATCGGCGAATGCGTCGACGTCACCGGCTGGCTCGGCGGCTACAATTTTCAATGGGCCTGGGCCTCGGGCCATGTCGCCGGCGAAGCGGCTTGA
- the ugpC gene encoding sn-glycerol-3-phosphate ABC transporter ATP-binding protein UgpC, giving the protein MTGLVLKDIRKSYGNVHVLHGIDLDIQEGEFIVFVGPSGCGKSTLLRMIAGLESITSGDMLIAGQKVNEVPPSRRGIAMVFQSYALYPHMTVFDNMAFGMRIAGESKQEIDRRVRAAAASLQLTQYLERLPKALSGGQRQRVAIGRAICRNPKVFLFDEPLSNLDAALRVATRIEIAKLSDSMPQTTMIYVTHDQVEAMTLADRIVVLSAGRVEQVGAPLELYEHPANLFVAKFIGSPAMNIIPSKVTGTGAMTTVTLTGGKTVTLDIATAASEQGKTASFGVRPEDLRIATDENYLFEGEVSIVEALGEVTQLYIEGLVDGEPIIVKIPGIADVKRGQKMRFAADRQKLHLFDADGHTYRKQ; this is encoded by the coding sequence ATGACAGGGCTTGTTCTGAAGGACATCCGAAAATCATACGGAAATGTGCATGTTCTGCATGGCATCGATCTGGATATCCAGGAGGGCGAATTCATCGTCTTCGTCGGCCCGTCCGGATGCGGCAAATCCACCTTGCTGCGTATGATTGCCGGGCTCGAGAGCATCACCTCCGGCGACATGCTCATCGCGGGACAGAAAGTCAACGAGGTGCCGCCGTCAAGGCGCGGCATCGCGATGGTCTTCCAGTCCTATGCTCTCTATCCGCATATGACGGTCTTCGACAACATGGCCTTCGGCATGCGCATCGCCGGGGAAAGCAAGCAGGAGATCGACCGCCGCGTTCGCGCCGCCGCCGCGAGCCTTCAGCTCACGCAATATCTTGAGCGCCTCCCAAAGGCTCTCTCGGGCGGTCAGCGCCAGCGCGTCGCAATCGGCCGTGCCATCTGCCGCAACCCGAAGGTCTTTCTGTTCGATGAACCGCTATCGAACCTCGACGCGGCGTTGCGCGTGGCGACACGTATCGAGATCGCCAAGCTCAGCGATTCCATGCCCCAGACGACGATGATCTATGTCACCCACGACCAGGTGGAAGCCATGACCTTGGCGGACCGCATCGTGGTGTTGTCGGCCGGTCGTGTGGAGCAGGTCGGTGCGCCGCTCGAGCTTTATGAGCATCCGGCCAACCTCTTCGTGGCGAAGTTCATCGGCTCGCCGGCCATGAACATCATCCCGTCGAAGGTCACTGGCACCGGCGCGATGACGACAGTGACTCTGACAGGCGGCAAGACGGTGACGCTCGACATTGCGACGGCGGCATCCGAGCAAGGCAAAACCGCAAGCTTCGGCGTTCGCCCGGAAGATTTGCGGATCGCGACGGACGAGAATTACCTCTTCGAAGGCGAGGTCTCCATCGTGGAAGCCCTCGGCGAGGTCACGCAACTTTATATCGAGGGCCTGGTGGATGGTGAGCCGATCATCGTCAAGATACCCGGCATCGCAGACGTTAAGCGCGGGCAGAAGATGCGCTTTGCGGCCGATAGGCAGAAGCTGCATCTTTTCGATGCTGACGGCCACACCTATCGCAAGCAATAA
- a CDS encoding FAD-binding oxidoreductase has translation MTLQEAWQSPIAPGLSWYQATIGPRPAYPKLDGSRRADVAIIGGGYTGLQAAYNLAKGGVDVVLIDANRFGDGASGRNGGQLGTGQRSWPEELEEKIGYERSKALFDLAEDAKHHLLDFAAEQGIDIDFMPGQMNVTHKRSYKRAYMENAEIAATRYGYPHVSFMDQAETQERLGSKLYLYGVRDMGTGHIHPLKLLIGLARVAQTAGASIFEMTPAKAIRQSGDRTLIETDSGTITADRVLIACNGHIGNLEPVTASHVMPIRSFIGATEPLDKFPDVLPGGEAVADSRFVVRYFRKSKDGRLLFGGREAYTADNPRDITQHIRRQIAEIYPALGNINITHAWGGSVGITMPRQPFVREVMPGVTSIGGYSGHGVMLSNYCGKLYAKTVLGNADDLALFKALNIPPFPGGARMQAPLLFLALSWFALRDRF, from the coding sequence ATGACATTGCAGGAAGCATGGCAGAGCCCGATAGCGCCGGGCCTTTCCTGGTATCAGGCAACCATCGGCCCTCGCCCCGCCTATCCGAAGCTCGACGGCTCCCGCCGTGCCGACGTGGCCATCATCGGCGGCGGCTACACCGGCCTACAGGCCGCCTACAACCTTGCCAAGGGCGGCGTCGATGTGGTGCTGATCGATGCCAATCGCTTCGGCGACGGCGCCTCCGGTCGCAATGGCGGCCAGCTCGGCACCGGCCAGCGCTCCTGGCCCGAGGAGCTGGAAGAGAAGATCGGCTACGAACGCTCAAAGGCACTGTTCGATCTTGCCGAGGACGCTAAACACCATCTTCTTGACTTTGCCGCCGAGCAGGGCATCGACATCGACTTCATGCCCGGCCAGATGAATGTCACGCATAAGCGGAGCTACAAGCGCGCCTATATGGAGAATGCCGAAATCGCCGCGACGCGCTACGGCTATCCGCATGTCAGCTTCATGGACCAGGCCGAAACCCAGGAGCGGCTTGGCTCAAAGCTTTATCTCTACGGCGTCAGGGATATGGGCACGGGCCATATCCATCCGCTGAAGCTGCTCATCGGCTTGGCGCGGGTAGCGCAGACCGCCGGTGCTTCGATCTTCGAAATGACGCCGGCGAAGGCGATCCGGCAATCCGGCGACAGGACGCTGATCGAGACCGACAGCGGCACGATCACCGCCGACCGCGTGCTAATTGCCTGCAACGGCCATATCGGCAATCTGGAGCCGGTGACCGCGAGCCATGTCATGCCGATTCGCTCCTTCATCGGCGCCACCGAACCGCTCGACAAGTTTCCGGATGTCCTGCCCGGCGGCGAAGCGGTGGCGGATTCGCGATTCGTGGTGCGTTATTTCCGCAAATCGAAGGACGGGCGCCTACTGTTCGGCGGGCGCGAGGCCTATACCGCCGATAACCCGCGCGACATAACGCAGCACATCCGTCGCCAGATCGCCGAAATCTACCCTGCCCTCGGCAATATCAACATCACCCATGCCTGGGGCGGATCTGTCGGCATCACCATGCCGCGCCAGCCTTTCGTGCGCGAGGTCATGCCCGGCGTCACCTCCATCGGCGGCTATTCCGGCCACGGGGTCATGCTGTCAAACTATTGCGGTAAACTCTATGCGAAAACGGTTCTCGGGAACGCCGACGACCTTGCGCTTTTCAAGGCGTTGAACATCCCGCCCTTTCCCGGCGGTGCCCGCATGCAGGCGCCTCTCCTATTCCTGGCGCTCTCGTGGTTTGCGTTGCGCGACAGGTTCTAG
- a CDS encoding DUF3313 domain-containing protein, producing MRSYDGLTRSDGLVAHSLLRVSRDDVLTAKTVKIIPTAFSLRAESAAFTPEQRNLVTNAVDRALCSGLSERFVVVGLTHQADLTVRAVVTQVKATNATAVGVSKVASVGKSVLLPNVPVPIPRIPIGMGSLSLEAEALNPQGVQRAVMIWGRGANAFLDSGTVAREGDAYSLAAKFGGDFSKLLVKGKTPFGSMPSFPSRANLAALVGRAPKYEACKAFGKSPGVTGFIGARIGLPPGWTDKAPANAEKTASNTP from the coding sequence TTGCGATCTTATGACGGCCTGACCCGATCGGACGGGCTGGTTGCCCACTCGCTTCTTCGGGTGAGCAGGGACGATGTTCTGACGGCGAAGACCGTGAAGATTATTCCGACTGCTTTTTCATTGCGGGCTGAAAGCGCCGCCTTCACGCCCGAGCAGCGCAACCTCGTCACCAATGCCGTCGACAGGGCGCTTTGTTCCGGATTGAGTGAACGATTCGTCGTTGTCGGTCTAACCCATCAGGCGGATCTGACTGTTCGCGCCGTCGTCACGCAGGTCAAGGCAACGAACGCTACAGCCGTCGGCGTTTCGAAAGTCGCATCTGTCGGCAAGAGCGTGCTGCTGCCGAATGTACCCGTGCCCATCCCCCGCATCCCGATCGGCATGGGCAGTCTCTCTCTCGAGGCGGAGGCCCTTAATCCTCAGGGCGTGCAGAGAGCTGTGATGATCTGGGGACGTGGGGCAAACGCGTTTCTTGATTCAGGAACGGTTGCCAGGGAAGGAGATGCCTACAGTCTCGCCGCCAAATTCGGCGGCGACTTCAGCAAGTTGTTGGTCAAGGGCAAAACGCCCTTCGGATCGATGCCCTCTTTCCCTTCCAGAGCGAATTTGGCGGCTCTCGTCGGCCGAGCGCCCAAGTATGAGGCCTGCAAAGCATTTGGGAAGTCGCCGGGCGTGACGGGCTTCATAGGAGCACGCATCGGCCTCCCGCCGGGGTGGACGGACAAGGCTCCGGCGAATGCGGAAAAGACGGCGTCGAACACTCCCTGA
- a CDS encoding TetR/AcrR family transcriptional regulator: MHDRPLKPEGLREQKRRLTFQRIAEVGLKSFLAKGYQETTIDEIAAAAGISRRTFFYYFKSKDDILLAHQRGYMDALRASITENASAGRPLDVIHQATLRLVARLQAEAPQLLETARLLRQSESLRARTRSNYLQLEQVAYETLCELFPTRDRDGLRLVSMIAVSPLRLSVDKWLQEDGKLPLIDYMEDALKKWQAEI, translated from the coding sequence ATGCATGATCGCCCCTTAAAACCGGAAGGCCTGCGCGAGCAAAAGCGACGCCTGACATTTCAACGCATAGCGGAAGTCGGACTGAAATCCTTTCTAGCGAAGGGTTATCAGGAAACGACGATCGACGAGATTGCGGCCGCGGCTGGTATTTCCCGCCGGACTTTCTTCTATTACTTCAAAAGCAAGGACGACATTCTTCTGGCGCATCAGCGCGGATATATGGACGCTCTCCGGGCAAGCATCACAGAGAACGCATCAGCCGGACGACCGCTCGATGTCATTCATCAGGCAACCCTGAGACTTGTAGCACGCCTTCAGGCTGAGGCTCCTCAGCTTCTTGAGACGGCCCGGCTTCTGCGTCAAAGCGAGTCCCTGCGCGCACGCACGCGCAGCAACTACCTGCAGCTCGAACAGGTTGCCTACGAGACACTGTGCGAACTGTTTCCGACGAGGGACCGCGACGGACTACGGCTGGTTTCAATGATTGCCGTAAGCCCTCTTCGCCTCTCGGTCGACAAGTGGCTGCAGGAAGACGGCAAGCTACCGCTGATTGACTACATGGAGGATGCGCTCAAGAAGTGGCAGGCGGAAATTTGA
- the zwf gene encoding glucose-6-phosphate dehydrogenase, protein MSSQIIPVEPFDYVVFGGSGDLAERKLLPALYHRQVEGQFSEPTRIIGASRSALSHEEYRKFAEAALKEHLKKGEFDEAEVKKFCARLFYVPVDAKTDTGWDQLKKILDEGKDRVRAFYLAVAPGIFGDISQKISDHKLITKQTRIVVEKPIGRDLASALQLNDTIGKVFKEEQIFRIDHYLGKETVQNLMALRFANALYEPLWNANHIDHVQITVAESVGLEGRAGYYDTAGALRDMVQNHILQLLCLTAMEIPSSMDSEAVRDEKLKVLRALKPIDASNVEQATVRGQYRAGASAGGPVKGYLDELEGGVSNTETFVAIKAEIGNWRWAGVPFYIRTGKRLAGRVSEIVITFKPIPHNIFDQAAGRIVANQLIIRLQPDEGVKQSLMIKDPGPGGMRLRNVSLDMSFASAFNVRNPDAYERLLMDVVRSNQTLFMRRDEVEAAWEWVDPMLKGWEATSQPVQGYTAGTWGPSQAIALIERDGRTWHDDI, encoded by the coding sequence ATGAGCAGCCAAATCATTCCCGTTGAACCATTTGACTATGTCGTTTTCGGCGGCAGCGGCGACCTTGCAGAACGCAAGCTTCTGCCCGCCCTCTATCATCGCCAGGTCGAAGGCCAGTTTTCCGAGCCCACCCGCATCATCGGCGCATCTCGCAGCGCGCTTTCGCATGAAGAATACCGTAAATTCGCCGAAGCCGCGCTGAAAGAGCATCTGAAAAAGGGCGAATTCGACGAAGCGGAAGTGAAGAAGTTCTGCGCGCGCCTGTTCTACGTGCCGGTCGACGCCAAGACCGATACCGGCTGGGATCAGCTCAAGAAAATCCTGGACGAAGGCAAGGACCGCGTGCGCGCCTTCTATCTCGCCGTCGCTCCGGGCATTTTCGGCGACATCTCGCAGAAGATTTCCGATCACAAGCTGATCACCAAGCAGACCCGCATCGTCGTCGAAAAGCCGATCGGCCGCGACCTCGCTTCCGCGCTGCAGCTCAACGACACGATTGGCAAGGTCTTCAAGGAAGAGCAGATCTTCCGCATCGACCACTATCTCGGCAAGGAAACGGTGCAGAACCTGATGGCGCTGCGCTTTGCCAACGCGCTTTATGAGCCGCTGTGGAACGCCAACCACATCGACCATGTGCAGATCACGGTTGCGGAATCGGTCGGCCTGGAAGGGCGCGCCGGTTATTACGATACCGCCGGCGCGCTGCGCGACATGGTGCAGAACCACATCCTGCAGCTCCTCTGCTTGACCGCGATGGAAATTCCGTCCTCGATGGACTCGGAAGCCGTTCGCGACGAGAAGCTGAAGGTTCTGCGCGCGCTGAAGCCGATCGATGCTTCCAACGTCGAGCAGGCGACCGTTCGCGGCCAGTATCGCGCCGGTGCTTCGGCAGGCGGCCCGGTCAAAGGCTACCTCGACGAACTGGAAGGTGGCGTCTCCAACACCGAGACCTTCGTCGCCATTAAGGCCGAGATCGGCAACTGGCGCTGGGCCGGCGTTCCCTTCTACATCCGCACCGGCAAGCGTCTTGCCGGCCGGGTGTCGGAAATCGTCATCACCTTCAAGCCGATCCCGCACAACATCTTCGATCAGGCCGCCGGCCGCATCGTCGCCAACCAGTTGATCATCCGCCTGCAGCCGGACGAAGGCGTCAAGCAGTCGCTGATGATCAAGGACCCGGGTCCGGGCGGCATGCGCCTGCGCAACGTCTCGCTCGACATGAGCTTCGCTTCGGCCTTCAACGTCCGCAATCCGGACGCCTACGAACGCCTGCTGATGGACGTGGTCCGTTCCAACCAGACGCTGTTCATGCGCCGCGACGAAGTGGAAGCCGCGTGGGAATGGGTCGATCCGATGCTCAAGGGCTGGGAAGCCACCAGCCAGCCGGTGCAGGGTTATACCGCCGGCACGTGGGGTCCGAGCCAGGCCATCGCGCTCATCGAGCGTGACGGCCGCACATGGCATGACGATATCTAA